TTGTCTACTGTATACAATTAAATGTATACACTAACTTTGcttatttggaaatttaacatttattaatgGATATCAagtttataacttgaaaaaGAAGATTGCTTTAGTTTGTATTaatctatatacataattttatataaaagaattaattaagaaatatttaaatttatttttccctaTTTTGCATTTCTTTAATACGTCCAATAAGTTGCTCCTTCCATTGTTCTTCTGATATAGCTTTTGCCCACTCTGGAATTGCTGTAACTGGTAAAGTAAAAGATGCCATCATAGATTTCACTTGATTGATTTTATCTGCATCCATATCTATATTAGACCGATTGTGAGGAGATGACCAAACTTCTATTGTTTCTGACATACAGTCCTATAAGGAATGTAAAACATTAtcactaaaaatattaaaagacaaATACAGTAACATTGCTCCGCAAATCTAAAAGAATACATACGTTCTGTGATTCTAATATTGGGGATCTCAGTGTTTGATTAGTTTCAGCTGCGCTAGTTATCCATTCATCATCctaagaaattaagaaattgtgTAATATAAGTACTCatcatatataaatgaaatatttcattaaagaaTAAACATACTTCGTCTTCATACAATATCGGATCACTGTCAGCAGGAATCTGAGATAGTGGTACATATCCTGCCATTCCTATATCATCATCTTCACTATCCGATGCATTCGTTCCTCTATCAAGAGGTAAATTTGGTATATTTAATGATTCCTCGATGGGTTCTTGTGTAGGGTCAGGAGACATTATGCATCACCTGTTTCCtatatttacagaaactttctttcaaaaaCAAGTGTTTCTAACCTTACTTTTgtgtgtatatcgttatttttttttaaatctattaaTACTTCTCatgataaaagataaaagtagGAACCatataattccatttcttACCCTAATATTTTCAAGTCAAACAAGTTATAAATGTTAACGAATCTGTaacaatacaaaaatttgacaGTTCACAGCTGATTCGTGTTCTTTGTAGTTTACTGTTTCAGTACAGACTATTCAAACGAGCTActgatataaagaaaataattaaacatcaattctttttaatatatttctacgtattaaatgaattcttatatttaaaaagtataatatatattttcatttgttatatttattaaaatttttatttaaatatcaatacaTTTATTAGATTTAAACAACGCATATATTCAAACTcatgaagaaatatataatttatatcaataaatattgtGTAATGAATATCATTGAATGTTtccattaaataatatttaagaaatatatacataaatatttatttacaattaaataagTGAAACTAATTTTTATGACCGCCCTTGCgtactttataattaataaataacattatttattatattatacacattatttacataattgatTATAGCAAAATTACATTATCTATAATGTAAATCACATACTATTGAAAGGCTTCGATATTGGTATGACACCCCACAACGAGTACTACgaatttacttattattaacTAATAGAACCTTCAGTCTGATTTAtatgaacgaaagaaagaaacgaaataaagatAGAACCAATGAAGAGAAGGATAAAATTCAatgacgaataaataaaatgtgatCTCTTTTGCTTCTATGAAAATTGATAGTCACATAGACAAAAACTAGAACGTGCACGAAATATGggcgtaattaaattttccagaAGGTTTCTGCCTTGTTGTATCTGGCTGActaagtttataaaaatatagcacatacatatatgtattttacataCACAAACGACTACTTGACATCCGCAGTTGGACGACGAAGAATTAACCTAATAACCAGGTCATGTCTGAACAAAAATCTGCTATAATTATGGAATTAGAAAATACCATagtcaaatttatttcatttcgttcAGTTTTGTACCTTGAAAATGTAATTGtgggataattaattaaaatctaacGAAAAGGAAAGTTCGAAAATTCCcaaataaagatattatgtCACGGGATTATCAATTTGAGTGACATATTAACTAGCCTTTCGTGGTTAACAGGTTAATTaagaacaatatataaaaaacgaGTTAATATCATTTCAGTTTGTATCTAACGCACTTTCCTTCTGTGAAGTTCATAACTAGGtgtagaaatgaaaataa
This Bombus pascuorum chromosome 1, iyBomPasc1.1, whole genome shotgun sequence DNA region includes the following protein-coding sequences:
- the LOC132907992 gene encoding male-enhanced antigen 1; the protein is MSPDPTQEPIEESLNIPNLPLDRGTNASDSEDDDIGMAGYVPLSQIPADSDPILYEDEDDEWITSAAETNQTLRSPILESQNDCMSETIEVWSSPHNRSNIDMDADKINQVKSMMASFTLPVTAIPEWAKAISEEQWKEQLIGRIKEMQNREK